The proteins below come from a single Drosophila suzukii chromosome X, CBGP_Dsuzu_IsoJpt1.0, whole genome shotgun sequence genomic window:
- the LOC108013689 gene encoding ribonuclease H2 subunit B: MSKKATRGSKPKPDPDAERSAKKTTAAALKKVLFVSEELLPKDGDDGRLRLERFFHPGQGKEALFVTHPDGQMMELLEYAEPRRSWLVNSEVCSNGRIYMTTPVDPTLLALHHLRKHCAQRAMSLDNIAVEEASTSRLLNEILDPESLKCVSDVKSSGDQRFYKYNQERTLAWLALKTRQVASMLKEKQIHCGHSAQSQNFVRSEKLASESVTNEMDYTRMACDIVGRYLDADLHGLLTAYLQIPSEIQAIVEEKAAAQKRKSKAGKDEGTDSKKIKLNDSDAAAKLKSSGLVDSEADPNVSITSPTPTPLKERSLTAKEKALAKGAKGTKSIASFFKVK; the protein is encoded by the exons ATGAGCAAGAAAGCAACACGAGGCAGCAAACCAAAACCCGATCCGGATGCGGAGAGATCTGCAAAAAAGACAACTGCTGCGGCGCTGAAAAAGGTGCTGTTTGTGTCGGAGGAACTGCTGCCCAAGGACGGGGACGATGGGCGCCTCCGGCTGGAGCGCTTTTTCCACCCTGGTCAGGGAAAGGAGGCTCTGTTCGTCACCCATCCCGACGGCCAGATGATGGAGCTGCTGGAGTACGCAGAGCCGCGTCGCAGTTGGCTGGTGAACAGCGAGGTGTGCTCGAATGGCAGGATCTACATGACCACGCCGGTGGATCCCACTCTCCTTGCCCTCCACCACCTCCGGAAGCATTGTGCGCAAA GAGCAATGTCGCTGGACAACATTGCAGTGGAGGAGGCCAGCACCAGTCGGTTGCTCAACGAGATCCTCGACCCAGAGAGCCTAAAATGCGTGTCGGATGTGAAGAGCTCCGGCGACCAGAGATTCTATAAGTACAACCAAGAACGAACGTTGGCCTGGCTGGCCCTAAAGACGCGCCAGGTGGCGTCCATGCTCAAGGAGAAGCAAATCCACTGCGGGCACAGCGCTCAGTCGCAGAATTTTGTGCGGAGCGAGAAGCTGGCGTCGGAAAGTGTCACCAACGAAATGGACTACACACGCATGGCCTGCGACATTGTGGGGCGGTATTTGGATGCGGATCTTCATGGCCTGCTCACCGCCTATCTGCAAATTCCCAGCGAGATTCAGGCGATTGTCGAGGAGAAGGCTGCTGCCCAGAAGCGGAAATCCAAGGCGGGCAAGGACGAGGGCACCGACTCCAAAAAGATCAAGCTAAATGACAGCGATGCCGCCGCCAAGCTAAAGAGCAGCGGTCTGGTGGACAGCGAAGCCGATCCCAATGTCAGCATCACATCGCCCACGCCGACTCCGCTGAAGGAGCGCTCGCTGACCGCCAAGGAGAAGGCCCTGGCCAAGGGCGCCAAGGGAACCAAGAGCATTGCCTCGTTCTTCAAAGTAAAATAG